The region CTGTTACTAGAAAATTTACCGCAAACGGCGAAAAACGTGAAGAAACCTGCTTCATCGATATTACATTTTTTGGCAAACAAGCTGAAATAGCAAACCAATATCTTTCAAAAGGCTCAAAGCTTCTAGTTGAGGGTCGCTTAAAGTTTGATCAATGGACTGACAATAACGGTCAAAACAGAAGCAAACATAGCGTAAGCGTTGAAAATATGGAGATGCTAGGCGGTTCAGGACAACAAGGCGGATTTAATCAAAACAGTAATCAACAAGCTAATTACGGACAAAGTAGCGGTTATGGCAATCAAGGCTACGGCAACCAGGGATATAGCCAAAACGCAAATGGCTATAATGCCTCAAAAGCTCAAAACCAACAAAGCTACAATAGGCAACCAAGGCAAGATGATTACAACGATAAAATTCAAGATATAGATGTTGATGCTGACAAATACGACAGCGACGAGACAATACCATTTTAATTAAGGATTAGGATTTAATTATGGCAGAGAAAAGAAAATATTCAAGAAAATATTGCAAATATTGTGAAGCAAAAGTTGATTTTATAGATTACAAAGACACAACGCTTTTAAAATACTCTCTTTCAGAGCGTTTTAAAATAATGCCAAGACGTCTTACAGGTAACTGCAAAAAACACCAAGAGATGGTCGAGCAAACTATCAAAAGAGCGAGACATGCGGCATTTATACCTTACATAGTAGATCGCGACAACGTAGTTACAAATCCTTTCGAGGGTCTATAATACAAAGCCCTTTTTAGGGCTTTTATCTTTTTATATATTTAAATTTCACTTTTAATTTCTTAAATTTCATAAACTTTATCAATATTTACGTAGTATAATTTCCTTACTCTATTCAAGGAGATAATATGCGACTTCATGAAATTCCAACACCCGCTTTAATAATAGATAAAAAAATCGTAATGCAAAATTTGCAAAAAATGCAAGAGTATCCAGAAAAATACAAAGTAAATTTGCGTCCTCATACTAAAACTCACAAAATGCCGTATTTCGCCAAGCTTCAAGAAAATTTTGGAGCCAAAGGCATAACTGTGGCTAAAGTAGGTGAAGCCGAAGTGATGGCTAGAAATGGGCTTAAAGATATATTTATAGCAAATGAAATAGCAGGCGATGAAAAATTTGAGCGAATCATAAAACTCACAAAAGACGGCATAAATTTAAGCTTTGGGATTGACAGTATCGAGCAATCAAATTTAGTTCAAAGCGTATTTGAAAAATTTAGAGTTAAAGCTAATGTGTTAATAGAAATAGAAGTAGGCGAAAATCGCTCAGGAGTAATCGAAAAAGAAGATTTTGCAGCTCTTATAAACCATCTTAAAATTTGCAAAAATATAAATTTCAAAGGCATATTTTCACACGACGGTCACTCATACAAAGCTACCGACAAAAAAGAGTGTGAGCAGATTCACTTAAAAAGCCAAAAGCGCACTCTTGAATTTGCGTCTATCGCTAGCGAGCTAAATTTACCAGCCGAGATAGTAAGTATCGGATCTACGCCTTCGTTGATTAATGATTTTGAGATACTAAAAGGCGTAACGGAGATAAGGCCTGGAACTTATATCTTTATGGACGCATCTCAAGCCATGGCTTACGGCGACTTTAGCATGAATGCAGCTACCGTGCTTACGACTATCATCAGCAAGCCTACAAACAAACGCGTGATAACCGATGTAGGAGCAAAGGGTCTAACCCAGCAAAGACGCACCGTAGGATTTGTGGCTACACCGGGACTTGGCAAGATAAAAGGAACTGACGTATGGATTGACTCCGTCTATGACGAGCATGCCATAATCTATGATAAAAATTTAAGAGATAGCGTTAATATAGGCGATAAGCTTGAAATTTACCCAAACCACATCTGCCCTGTCGTAAATTTATATGAATTTGCTTATTTAATTGAAGATGGGCAAGTTGTAGACAAAATAGAGGTAAGCTGCAGGGGTAAAATTTACTAAAGAATAACACGAAAAGGTATTAAATGTCAAAAATTAAAAATGTCCTAAAAATAGCTTTAATAGTCTTAATAATAGGACACATAGGAATGTATATAGCCCAGAGGAGCGAGTGGCTATACAAAGATCAACTATACAGAAAAGCAAAAGAGTGGCTAATAGGCGCAAATTTTATGATGGTGTATGGCAATTTTCTAACCAAACTCCCTTTCATAGACGAAAAAAGCTTTATCATTCAACCTGTACTTGCTTTGCAGGATTATTTCATAAAAAGATGGAAAGAAAATCTGCCAAACGACGATGCAGAGAAATACACGGACTGGTATGTTTTTAGATTGATGATGTATATCGCCTCCGACCGCATTTATCTGTTTATAAAGTACGATATGGACGAAGTCAAAAAAATAAATGAAAAAGCATGGGAAACTATAGAAAATATGGTTAAATATGAAGCCAAAGACAAGATGTTTCAAGAGATTAGATATGCCGCTTTTAATAACTCGTCCGTTATTTTTGCAAAAAACGTACTTGTGAATTGGTCTAATATAGAAAACAAAAACGGGCGCAAGTTGGTAAATATAAAAACCGAAATGAAATTGCAAGACGTGAAACAGCACGAAAGGCTCATAAAACTGCGCGAATATATAAAATATATGAATACGCTTTACTCCTCAAAATATCCCGAAATCTATGATAAAGCCAAAAAGGCCGAAGCGGCTGAGTATTATGAAAACGCAAGGCTACACTCCATCGTAAGCCAAATTTTACACTGGCAAATACTCACGAATGAATACGCAAATATAGACAGTTTTTGCCAAACGAATAAAAACGAATACTTAAAAGATTACACCCAAACTAGGGATTGGCTGGTAAAAAATAAAGAAGATTTGGAGAAACACGATATAAATATTCATACGACCGTAATAAGATCAGTGGACGATAAGATAAAGGAAGTTTGTGAAAATTTAAATCTTTAGATAATCAGCA is a window of Campylobacter sp. CCUG 57310 DNA encoding:
- a CDS encoding single-stranded DNA-binding protein translates to MFNKVVLVGNLTRDIELRYTTAGAAIGNSSIAVTRKFTANGEKREETCFIDITFFGKQAEIANQYLSKGSKLLVEGRLKFDQWTDNNGQNRSKHSVSVENMEMLGGSGQQGGFNQNSNQQANYGQSSGYGNQGYGNQGYSQNANGYNASKAQNQQSYNRQPRQDDYNDKIQDIDVDADKYDSDETIPF
- the rpsR gene encoding 30S ribosomal protein S18; its protein translation is MAEKRKYSRKYCKYCEAKVDFIDYKDTTLLKYSLSERFKIMPRRLTGNCKKHQEMVEQTIKRARHAAFIPYIVDRDNVVTNPFEGL
- a CDS encoding alanine racemase, whose amino-acid sequence is MRLHEIPTPALIIDKKIVMQNLQKMQEYPEKYKVNLRPHTKTHKMPYFAKLQENFGAKGITVAKVGEAEVMARNGLKDIFIANEIAGDEKFERIIKLTKDGINLSFGIDSIEQSNLVQSVFEKFRVKANVLIEIEVGENRSGVIEKEDFAALINHLKICKNINFKGIFSHDGHSYKATDKKECEQIHLKSQKRTLEFASIASELNLPAEIVSIGSTPSLINDFEILKGVTEIRPGTYIFMDASQAMAYGDFSMNAATVLTTIISKPTNKRVITDVGAKGLTQQRRTVGFVATPGLGKIKGTDVWIDSVYDEHAIIYDKNLRDSVNIGDKLEIYPNHICPVVNLYEFAYLIEDGQVVDKIEVSCRGKIY